A portion of the Glycine max cultivar Williams 82 unplaced genomic scaffold, Glycine_max_v4.0 scaffold_498, whole genome shotgun sequence genome contains these proteins:
- the LOC113001056 gene encoding uncharacterized protein yields MNVSNSLPRTSRIQFYLLFSHFSTPLYPSPFLQTLPFAFSCTDSSFNPLSFPSFSNYSTMESSEDPIIQVKDEQLMVSPLSGENPVHRTAYFIKPCVEDSATLPHSMFSSGRTATVNSDHAKLLEVRYKGWHYPSAEWNTWVQQMQHKYECVWMKAGIDQAIKASTFQIRRNDELIIELAQRWCSKTNTFVFPWGEATITLEDMKVCWGYSVMGAPISSPLVSGEEREIEQKLIGVFRMFFKSKARRADHTPWMKHFMSNESRVEHEAFLSLWLSRFVFPGRSYTTILQEGLN; encoded by the coding sequence ATGAACGTTTCGAATTCTCTTCCTCGTACTTCGCGAATCCAGTTTTACCTCCTGTTTTCACATTTCAGTACTCCACTTTATCCTTCTCCTTTTCTCCAGACACTTCCTTTTGCATTTTCATGCACAGATTCCTCATTCAACCCTCTATCCTTCCCTTCCTTCAGCAACTACTCTACAATGGAGTCATCAGAGGACCCCATCATCCAAGTCAAAGATGAACAACTCATGGTTTCACCATTATCCGGTGAAAACCCAGTTCACAGAACTGCTTATTTCATCAAACCTTGCGTGGAAGACTCGGCAACTCTTCCTCATTCCATGTTCTCTTCTGGAAGAACAGCCACTGTCAATTCGGACCACGCGAAGTTGCTTGAAGTAAGATACAAAGGGTGGCATTACCCAAGTGCAGAATGGAATACATGGGTCCAACAAATGCAACACAAGTATGAATGTGTGTGGATGAAAGCTGGGATAGACCAGGCAATCAAAGCTTCAACTTTTCAAATCCGTAGGAATGATGAGTTGATCATTGAGCTTGCACAAAGATGGTGTTCTAAGACCAACACGTTTGTGTTTCCTTGGGGAGAAGCAACGATAACATTGGAGGATATGAAAGTTTGTTGGGGTTACTCTGTTATGGGAGCTCCTATTTCTAGCCCTCTTGTGAGTGGTGAGGAAAGGGAAATAGAACAAAAACTTATAGGAGTTTTTAGGATGTTTTTCAAATCTAAGGCCAGAAGGGCGGATCATACTCCATGGATGAAGCATTTCATGAGTAACGAGAGCCGAGTGGAGCATGAGGCGTTCTTGTCTTTGTGGTTGTCGAGGTTTGTTTTCCCTGGTAGATCATATACAACCATTTTGCAAGAGGGCTTAAACTAG